CGCGCGACTCGACCTGCCGCCGGCCTCCGGTGCACCGCGCGCTGCGGGCTCTCCGGCCCGGGGTTCGGGAGCCGGAGCCCCGGCCCCGGTGCCGCACGGGCTGGGCCTGGATTCCGCGGCCGTGCGCGCCCGCATGGTGCAGCGCATCGCCGCAGGAGGCATCGTTTCGCCGGCGGTGCTCCAGGCGATGGGTACGGTGGAGCGGCATCGTTTCGTGGACACCGCGCTGGTCAACCAGGCCTATGAAGACACGAGCCTGCCCATCGGGCTGGGGCAGACCATTTCCAAACCCAGTATCGTGGCGCGCATGACGGAACTGTTGCTGGGCGCCGAGGGCGCCCGGACGGCAGGATTGGGTCGCGTGCTGGAAATCGGCACCGGCTGCGGCTATCAGGCGGCGGTACTCGCCCGCGTGGCCCGCGAGGTGTACACCATCGAGCGCCTGCGTGCGTTGCACGAAAAGGCCCGCGACAATCTGCGCCCCTGGCGGTTGGCGAACGTGCACCTCATCCTCGGCGACGGCATGGCCGGGTACGCCAAGGGCGCACCCTACGCCGCCATCGTCGCTGCCGCGGGCGGGGACGCCATCCCCGACGCCTGGGTGCAGCAGCTTGCCGTCGGAGGCCGCCTTGTCGCCCCCATGGCCGCCGCGGGCGGCCGGCAGGTCCTGGTCGTCATCGACCGGACCCCGCAGGGGCTCCAGCAGAGCGCGCTGGAGGCCGTACATTTTGTCCCTCTAAAATCGGGGATTGCCTGAAGGAATTGCTTATGTTGGTATCGCGTGGTCTTGTGGCTTGGAGTTCGGTGGCGCTGGCGGTCCTGGTACTGGCTGGCTGCGGAACCCGGGTCAACAGGGCTCCGGTGGAGGATCGCGGCACTGCTGCCTCGTCGTCCCCGTCGACGTCCCCGCAGGCCGGAGTGGTCGTCGGCGCTCCAGTGAAGCCCCTGCCCGGGGCAGAGAATGCCGGCAAGCCCGGCTACTACAGCGTGAAGCCCGGTGACACCCTGATCCGGATCGGGCTGGAGTCCGGCCAGAGCTGGAAAGACCTGGCCCGCTGGAACAACCTGGACAACCCCAACCTGATCGAAGTCGGCCAGGTGCTGCGTGTGGCCCCTCCCGGCACCACGCCTCCGGCGCAGGTGGCGGCCGACACGGGCGTCGTCACGCGCCCGGTGGCCTCCACCACGCTGACCCCGGCGCCGGCAGGCGCCGCGAGCGCGCCGCGCAGCGGCACGTCGGCGGCTTCCGTCGCGGCTGCTCCTGCACCTGCCCCGGCTCCTGCGCCCGCCACTTCGGGGGGAGATGACGACATGGCGTTCATCTGGCCGTCGTCGGGCTCCTTGATCGCCGGTTTCGACGAAGCCCGCAACAAGGGGTACGACATTTCTGGCAAGTCCGGTGACCCGGTGCTTGCGGCGGCCGATGGCCGCGTCGTTTATGCCGGCGCGGGCCTGCGCGGCTACGGCAATCTGGTGATCCTGAAGCACAACAACACCTACCTGACGGCGTATGCCCACAACCAGACGCTGCTGGTCAAGGAGGACCAGTCCGTGCGCCGCGGCCAGAAAATCGCCGAGATGGGCAGCTCCGATACCGACCGTGTGAAGCTGCACTTCGAAATTCGCCGCCAGGGCAAGCCCGTGGATCCGGCCCGCTACCTGCCTGCCCGTTGAGCGCGCAGGATCGCCGTTCAGTCAAGGCCGGGACAGAGGCCTCAGCCGCAGCAGCATTCGATGCCACGGCTGTCGAGGATGCGGCCGAGGTGGAGGGGCTGGAGCATGCCGAGACGCGGTCGGTCGAGGTCGCTCATGCGCAGCACGGCACCCGGCTGGACAAGGCGCTGGCCGAACTGGTGCCCGAGTTCTCCCGGAGCTACCTGCAGCAGCTTTTGGGTGAGGGCGGGGTGCTCGTCAACGGACGCGTGGCGACCAAGCCTGCGGCCCGCGTGCATATCGGTGATGCACTGGCCGTCGAACTCAAGCCGACGCCCCAGAGCCAGGCGTTCCGGCCTGAGGATATAGCGCTCGACATCGTGCATGAGGATGACCATCTGCTGGTGGTCAACAAGCCCGCCGGGCTGGTCGTCCACCCTGCCCCTGGCAACTGGAGCGGCACATTGCTCAATGGGCTTCTTGCGCGGGATCCCCGGGCGTCTGCCGTTCCCCGTGCGGGCATTGTCCATCGGCTCGACAAGGACACCAGCGGCCTGATGGTCGTGGCACGCGAGCGTGGGGTGATGGATGCCTTGGTCCGGATGATTGCGGCGCGCGAGGTCAGCCGGCAGTATCTAGCCCTGGCGCTGCGCCGTTGGGAGGGAGCAGCCCACCGGGTGGTCACGGAAGCCATCGGCCGAGATCCGCGCAACCGCCTGCGCATGGCGGCGGTGGATCTGTCGCACCAGGCGGGCAAGCCGGCACGGACGGACATCTCAGTGTTGGATGCCTGCAAGGAAGGTAGCTTGGTCCATTGCACGTTGCACACCGGTCGCACGCACCAGATCCGCGTGCACATGGCATGGTTGCGCCACCCGCTGGTTGCGGATGCTCTCTATGGCGGAGAGCCTGCTGCAGGGATGTCCCGGCAAGCACTGCACGCCTGCCGGCTGGCGTTCAGGCATCCAGTCACTGAAGAAGACATGGTGTTCCATGCCCCCTTGCCGGAGGATATGGCAGGGGCCCTCGATATCTGGGGGCTACGGTACAATCCGCGCTGATCCGGCCTGCCGGCCGTTGACCATCTCTGGTCCCTTTGCATGTTGCGCAGTCCATGACCAGCGCCTAGCCGCCTCCGGCCGCATGCTTCATGCCTTGCCCCCCACGTGTCTGCTGCCCTCTGGCGACGCTGACCCATCTCCTGCAATCGTTGAACCATGAATACGGTGGATGCCAAACGGGTCCTCGAGACT
The DNA window shown above is from Acidovorax sp. NCPPB 4044 and carries:
- a CDS encoding protein-L-isoaspartate(D-aspartate) O-methyltransferase encodes the protein MQRRPGFPARLDLPPASGAPRAAGSPARGSGAGAPAPVPHGLGLDSAAVRARMVQRIAAGGIVSPAVLQAMGTVERHRFVDTALVNQAYEDTSLPIGLGQTISKPSIVARMTELLLGAEGARTAGLGRVLEIGTGCGYQAAVLARVAREVYTIERLRALHEKARDNLRPWRLANVHLILGDGMAGYAKGAPYAAIVAAAGGDAIPDAWVQQLAVGGRLVAPMAAAGGRQVLVVIDRTPQGLQQSALEAVHFVPLKSGIA
- a CDS encoding RluA family pseudouridine synthase, whose amino-acid sequence is MSAQDRRSVKAGTEASAAAAFDATAVEDAAEVEGLEHAETRSVEVAHAQHGTRLDKALAELVPEFSRSYLQQLLGEGGVLVNGRVATKPAARVHIGDALAVELKPTPQSQAFRPEDIALDIVHEDDHLLVVNKPAGLVVHPAPGNWSGTLLNGLLARDPRASAVPRAGIVHRLDKDTSGLMVVARERGVMDALVRMIAAREVSRQYLALALRRWEGAAHRVVTEAIGRDPRNRLRMAAVDLSHQAGKPARTDISVLDACKEGSLVHCTLHTGRTHQIRVHMAWLRHPLVADALYGGEPAAGMSRQALHACRLAFRHPVTEEDMVFHAPLPEDMAGALDIWGLRYNPR
- a CDS encoding peptidoglycan DD-metalloendopeptidase family protein; protein product: MLVSRGLVAWSSVALAVLVLAGCGTRVNRAPVEDRGTAASSSPSTSPQAGVVVGAPVKPLPGAENAGKPGYYSVKPGDTLIRIGLESGQSWKDLARWNNLDNPNLIEVGQVLRVAPPGTTPPAQVAADTGVVTRPVASTTLTPAPAGAASAPRSGTSAASVAAAPAPAPAPAPATSGGDDDMAFIWPSSGSLIAGFDEARNKGYDISGKSGDPVLAAADGRVVYAGAGLRGYGNLVILKHNNTYLTAYAHNQTLLVKEDQSVRRGQKIAEMGSSDTDRVKLHFEIRRQGKPVDPARYLPAR